In the genome of Ziziphus jujuba cultivar Dongzao chromosome 10, ASM3175591v1, the window ATCGTTTCTTTatggttgaattttttttttttaattattattttttgttttgtctttggCACATGAATCCAACATTTGtagtgttaatttaatattgttttgtcttttttctcAATGAAGGTGGACTTGCTAAGCAGATTACACTCTCCTTATTTGGTGGAGCTACTTGGGTATTGTGCGGACCAGCATCATAGGCTCTTAATATTTGAATACATGCCCAATGGTACTCTACAACATCACATTCACAATCAACATCAGCCGTTGGATTGGGGGACCCGTTTGAGAATGGCACTTGATTGTGCTAGGGCCCTTGAGTTCCTCCATGAGAATTCTACTCAATCTGTTATCCATCGTGATTTCAAGAGCACCAATGTTCTACTCGATCAAAATTTCCGAGCAAAAGTTTCTGATTTTGGGTTGGCCAAGATGGGTTCGGACAAGATCAATGGTCAGATCTCAACACGTGTACTGGGGACCACAGGATATCTGGCACCAGAGTGAGTGAACTACATTATCTATCATGCAGCTCTGTTTTTCACTAACATAATCTAGAATATCATGAATGCGATGTTATAAAGACATGCACATGGTGTTTGCCATTTTGTTTGTCTTTCTCTAGGAGGCTCATCTTGTTCTTGTTTAATGACTAGTTTGGTAAAGCAAATGTGAGAAACCCAATGCCCCTATCGACCATCTACATTATATCCTAGTTTAATGCCTTTGAATTCAAAGTTATCTCCAGTCACACTTTGAAACAGACATGGGCGACATGGCATTTtctaaagaaagaaacaaaaaaatctgaAAAGCACTGGATTAGAACCAAGTTCTAAGCTAATTGTATTATCCTAATCTATGTATGTTGGTAATGTAGATATGCTTCAACAGGAAAGCTTACTACAAAGTCTGATGTATATAGCTATGGAGTTGTTCTTTTGGAGCTGTTAACAGGCCGTGTTCCAGTTGATACCAAGCGACCTCCTGGAGAGCATGTTCTTGTCTCATGGGTTAGTGAACAAACTCAATAAGGAGCACCCTTCATAATTAGCACTTTAGAAAGGATATTTATTGTACTTGTTTTCTGAATCTGTTTCAATAATCTCTCAGGCTCTTCCAAGGTTAACTAACAGAGAAAAGGTGGTGAAGATGGTTGATCCAGCTCTGAAGGACAACTACTCAAAGAAAGATCTAATCCAGGTTGTGGAATTATCAAACCTTCAACTAAGtaaacttatttttattatttattatcattgacTCCATTAAATGGTTTTGCAGATTGCTGCAATTGCAGCCATGTGTGTGCAGCCAGAAGCAGACTACCGGCCTTTAATGACAGATGTAGTGCAGTCATTAATCCCCCTGGTTAAGAACAACTCTAATATTATTGGCTCTTCTAGATTTCAGATTCCATCAATACTAAGTCCCAGATATTAGCTAGGCCAACATATGTGTCAAAACTACTGCAACAAAATACATATTATATCAGTAAACAATCAAACAGTTTGTcagatataattttaagcagCCACAAAGACAAGTTTTGAGTGGTTTAGAAGAATGTTGGTTTATGGATTGGACTTCCAGCTTCTTCTGAAATTCTTACTGGATAGGAACAGGATTGGCTAAGtatataaaaatcaattcaGCACAGCTCGATGCAT includes:
- the LOC107411975 gene encoding probable serine/threonine-protein kinase PBL7 — its product is MEVNQAIAPAGSFGHEAPNNHSHKYNSSSFQTNHQHQHHGIFPSKSILIIIISAVSFVIILFALFLIMFMVKRLKSTKKSLTFKESSGINNASSRFMNHATAINFVSSPDVKGGCLYGGNLSRTSTSRQRERGVQVFTYKELEMATERFNEGNVIGSGGFGVVYRGVLSDGTVAAIKMLHKVGKQGERAFRVEVDLLSRLHSPYLVELLGYCADQHHRLLIFEYMPNGTLQHHIHNQHQPLDWGTRLRMALDCARALEFLHENSTQSVIHRDFKSTNVLLDQNFRAKVSDFGLAKMGSDKINGQISTRVLGTTGYLAPEYASTGKLTTKSDVYSYGVVLLELLTGRVPVDTKRPPGEHVLVSWALPRLTNREKVVKMVDPALKDNYSKKDLIQIAAIAAMCVQPEADYRPLMTDVVQSLIPLVKNNSNIIGSSRFQIPSILSPRY